TTTATTATcacaaaaaaaagtttaatatcATAGtattatacttttatatttaattagctATAAGATTTATtgcacaaataaaattaaatNNNNNNNNNNNNNNNNNNNNNNNNNNNNNNNNNNNNNNNNNNNNNNNNNNNNNNNNNNNNNNNNNNNNNNNNNNNNNNNNNNNNNNNNNNNNNNNNNNNNNNNNNNNNNNNNNNNNNNNNNNNNNNNNNNNNNNTTTTGTAAGCCAAAAACAAATTTTACTTTGTATTTGCACGATTTGATTGGAAGCTAAGCAATGAAGATTGATCAAGTGCTCCATATGAATGAAGGAATGGGGGAAGCCAGTTATGCCAGAAACAGCTTGCTTCAGGTTATCATTAATCTTATCCATCAAGAACAGCATGTGCTTTTAATAAACATATTACATATATACGTGTGATTAAATGtgtacttaattaattattaattaactaattgcaGCAAAAGGCAATTTCAATAGCGAAGCCCATGATAGAGGAAGCAATAACAACCCTATATTGCAACACACTCCCAAGAAACCTTGCCATTGCTGACTTGGGATGTTCTTCAGGCCCAAACACTTTCTTTGTAGTCACCCAAATTATCAAATTCGTAGAAACACTTTCCCAACAACTGAACCGTCCCTCACCCGAATACCAGGTCTTGTTGAACGATCTTCCAGCCAACGACTTTAACTCCATCTTCAAGTCTATTCCCACCTTTAAACATGAGCTCTATAATGAAATCCAAGCTAATAAGATTGGTCCTTGTTTCATTTCTGGAGTTCCTGGTTCTTTCTATGGCAGACTCTTTCCTACCCGATCTCTGCATTTTGTCCACTCCTCTTATAGCCTGCATTGGTTGTCTCAggtattttcttaatttatatctttttatcgATACACTCTTTtctattcaaaattttattaattcaattttttagtgAGACAATTATATCTATATTcgcatataatttattttatatttttgcttagtcgtcatattttttattcttctaaaaaaacaattataaaGCAGTAGTAAAAGTATTATATGAAATGATTATACATATAATACGTTTTTTAtgcaacaaattttttttttttattttgatgaataaattttgtataatttttcttcttttcttttctattttgatactgtatcataaaattatctgttctaaaatttatattattctataaaGATATATCAGTAGTTATACTAACAGATTATATTTTACATCatgtttaagaaaaataaataaataaataaaatatgtgaAATATGGTGCTATTCTATGGTGGTCCCTATGACTATTAGTTGATTATAAAACACATATAGAATagaacatatatacatatctgtcaactaattaatttggttGAGTTTGTTAATATTCATTTTAATAACTTAATGCCATGGCCAGTAAAAGTTAGAATTTTCATCACGAGTAATTGTTGTAATTTCACAACTTTTTAATGAAATATGCAACATCGTTTAACCAACTACCAATTGAgatagagaagaatagagtttCTAAACGATATCGTTTTAAAGAAGTCTCTAGGTTGGGTGACCAAGGAGTTGATGATGACAACCGATAACGACCACCACCACCGCTGACGGAGTGTCTTCTAGTAGTGAAAATGAATCAtgtcatatttatattttagatttGCTCATAGTGCGTTGTGTTTTGTTGAACACTCATGGAAGATAATTAGGTTAATATTGGGGAATGGAGAAGATCACTAAATGTTGTAATTTGATTAAAAGTGACGAATGAgttaatttatctaatttttaagaactttaaaaaaataaatatatattgaaaatgcactaaaatttttaaaaaataatttagatacttctcacctatacttttcctataATTATAACAAAGAATATGGGTTATTTATTTTGTGTGTAGGTTCCTGAGGGTATagagaagagcaacaaagggAACATTTATATAACGAGGACAAGCCCAAAAAAGGTGTTGAAAGCATACTACGAGCAATTTGAGAGAGACATTTCGGGGTTTCTAAGGAGCCGTGCAGAGGAGTTGGTAGAAGGAGGGTGTATGATTCTCACAATCTTGGGAAGAAGAAGCGAAGACCCAAGCAGCAAGGAGTCCGCAGTTCACATTTATGAGCTCTTTGCAAACGCTCTCAATCACTTGGTCTTCAAGGGACTCATTCAAGCTGATCAACTTCACAGCTTTAACATTCCAAACTACATTCCATCCTCATCGGAACTCAAACTCCAGATCTTAAAACAAGGCTCCTTCAAAATCAACCGCACCGAGGTATCATCCGTGCACTGG
The Arachis duranensis cultivar V14167 chromosome 5, aradu.V14167.gnm2.J7QH, whole genome shotgun sequence genome window above contains:
- the LOC107487958 gene encoding S-adenosyl-L-methionine:benzoic acid/salicylic acid carboxyl methyltransferase 3, producing MKIDQVLHMNEGMGEASYARNSLLQQKAISIAKPMIEEAITTLYCNTLPRNLAIADLGCSSGPNTFFVVTQIIKFVETLSQQLNRPSPEYQVLLNDLPANDFNSIFKSIPTFKHELYNEIQANKIGPCFISGVPGSFYGRLFPTRSLHFVHSSYSLHWLSQVPEGIEKSNKGNIYITRTSPKKVLKAYYEQFERDISGFLRSRAEELVEGGCMILTILGRRSEDPSSKESAVHIYELFANALNHLVFKGLIQADQLHSFNIPNYIPSSSELKLQILKQGSFKINRTEVSSVHWTHCGTDNQHKSGAYNVAKCMRAVLESLVLQHFGETIIDEAFRVFQELLADTMSKEKTEFFNITLYLTKQSRSCVCFH